Proteins co-encoded in one Enterobacter sp. R4-368 genomic window:
- the rsxC gene encoding electron transport complex subunit RsxC has protein sequence MLKLFSAFRKEKLWDFHGGIHPPEMKTQSNGTPLRQMPLASRFVLPLKQHIGAEGELCVRVGDKVLRGQPLTRGRGRMLPVHAPTSGTVVAIAPHSTAHPSALPEMSIIIEADGEDRWIERDGWADYRSHSHDELIERIHQFGVAGLGGAGFPTGAKLQGGGDKIETLIINAAECEPYITADDRLMQDCAAQIMEGVRILAHILRPRQVLIGIEDNKPQAISMMRAVLADSHDIQLKVIPTKYPSGGAKQLTQILTGKQVPHGGRSSDIGILMQNVGTAYAVKRAVIDGEPLTERVVTVTGEAVSRPGNVWARLGTPVRHLLDFAGFCPSAEQLVIMGGPLMGFTLPWLDVPVVKITNCLLAPSASEMGEPQEEKGCIRCSACADACPADLLPQQLYWFSKGQQHDKATAHNLSDCIECGACAWVCPSNIPLVQYFRQEKAEIYAIAEEEKRNAEAKARFEARQARLEREKIARQQRHKQAAVQPAAKDQQAIDAALARVREKQTTAAQPVVIQAGTMPDNSEVIAAREARKAQARARQAEKAQQVENSAATGETADPRKAAVEAAIARAKTRKLAQSQPAESTANAEQPQVDAGQSPAESAPVDPRKAAVEAAIARAKARKLAQSQPAESTANAEQPQVDAGQSPAESAPVDPRKAAVEAAIARAKARKSEQLQAATQTDEVSSFAQAANDDPRKAAVAAAIARVQAKKAAQQAVNED, from the coding sequence ATGCTTAAGTTATTTTCCGCTTTCCGAAAAGAGAAACTGTGGGATTTTCACGGCGGCATTCATCCGCCTGAAATGAAAACCCAATCAAACGGTACGCCGCTGCGCCAAATGCCGCTGGCGAGCCGCTTTGTGCTCCCGTTAAAGCAGCATATTGGTGCCGAAGGCGAACTGTGCGTACGCGTCGGTGACAAGGTGTTGCGTGGCCAGCCGTTGACGCGCGGCCGTGGCCGTATGTTACCTGTTCATGCGCCGACGTCCGGCACCGTGGTCGCGATTGCGCCCCACTCCACCGCACACCCCTCTGCGCTGCCGGAGATGAGCATCATTATTGAAGCGGATGGCGAAGATCGCTGGATTGAGCGCGACGGCTGGGCGGATTATCGTTCGCATAGCCATGACGAGCTGATCGAGCGCATCCACCAGTTTGGCGTAGCCGGCCTTGGTGGCGCAGGCTTCCCGACCGGAGCAAAATTGCAAGGCGGCGGCGATAAAATCGAAACATTGATTATTAACGCTGCGGAATGCGAGCCCTACATCACCGCTGATGACCGCTTAATGCAGGATTGCGCGGCGCAGATTATGGAAGGTGTGCGGATTCTGGCGCACATCCTTAGACCGCGTCAGGTACTTATCGGTATTGAGGATAATAAACCGCAGGCGATCTCCATGATGCGTGCGGTGCTGGCGGACAGCCACGATATTCAGTTGAAAGTCATCCCAACGAAATACCCCTCCGGTGGTGCCAAACAGCTTACGCAGATCCTCACCGGCAAGCAGGTGCCGCACGGCGGACGTTCGTCGGATATCGGTATTCTGATGCAAAACGTGGGTACCGCCTATGCGGTTAAACGCGCGGTGATCGACGGCGAACCCTTAACGGAGCGCGTTGTTACGGTGACCGGCGAAGCGGTTAGCCGACCGGGCAATGTCTGGGCGCGCCTGGGAACACCGGTGCGCCATCTGCTCGATTTCGCCGGTTTCTGCCCTTCCGCTGAGCAACTGGTGATTATGGGCGGCCCGCTGATGGGCTTCACGCTGCCGTGGCTGGATGTGCCGGTAGTAAAAATTACCAACTGCCTGTTAGCACCTTCCGCCAGCGAGATGGGCGAGCCGCAGGAAGAAAAAGGCTGCATTCGCTGCAGCGCCTGCGCCGACGCCTGCCCGGCCGATTTGCTGCCTCAGCAACTCTACTGGTTCAGCAAAGGCCAGCAGCACGACAAAGCGACGGCGCATAACCTTTCCGATTGCATCGAATGTGGTGCCTGCGCGTGGGTATGCCCAAGTAATATTCCGCTGGTGCAATATTTCCGCCAGGAGAAGGCTGAGATTTACGCCATCGCCGAGGAAGAAAAACGCAACGCCGAAGCCAAAGCGCGCTTTGAAGCGCGCCAGGCACGTCTTGAGCGCGAAAAAATCGCCCGTCAGCAGCGTCATAAACAGGCTGCGGTTCAGCCTGCGGCTAAAGATCAGCAGGCGATTGATGCCGCGCTGGCGCGCGTGCGCGAAAAACAGACGACCGCTGCCCAGCCAGTTGTCATTCAGGCCGGTACCATGCCTGATAACAGCGAAGTGATTGCCGCGCGCGAAGCACGCAAAGCGCAGGCACGCGCCCGCCAGGCAGAAAAAGCGCAGCAGGTGGAAAACAGTGCCGCCACCGGCGAAACAGCCGATCCGCGCAAAGCCGCCGTTGAAGCAGCGATTGCCCGCGCCAAAACGCGTAAGCTCGCCCAGAGCCAGCCAGCAGAATCGACCGCAAACGCTGAGCAACCACAGGTGGACGCCGGACAGTCACCGGCTGAATCTGCACCGGTCGATCCGCGCAAAGCTGCCGTTGAAGCGGCGATTGCCCGCGCCAAAGCGCGTAAGCTCGCGCAGAGCCAGCCAGCAGAATCGACCGCAAACGCTGAGCAACCTCAGGTGGACGCCGGACAGTCACCGGCTGAATCTGCACCGGTCGATCCGCGCAAAGCTGCCGTTGAAGCGGCGATTGCCCGCGCCAAAGCGCGCAAATCAGAACAACTACAAGCCGCCACGCAAACTGATGAGGTCTCGTCTTTTGCGCAGGCCGCCAATGACGACCCGCGCAAAGCCGCCGTCGCCGCAGCCATCGCCCGTGTTCAGGCGAAGAAGGCCGCACAGCAAGCCGTTAACGAGGATTAA
- the rsxD gene encoding electron transport complex subunit RsxD encodes MVFRIASSPYTHNQRQTSRIMLLVTLAAVPGIAAQLWFFGWGTLIQLILAIISALAAEALVLKLRKQNVSAILADNSALLTGLLLAISIPSFAPWWMVVLGTVFAVVIAKQLYGGLGHNPFNPAMIGYVVLLISFPVQMTSWLPPYEIARTVPGFIDALQVIFTGHTAAGANMETLRIGIDGISQATPLDTFKTSLHAGHSVEQILRSPIYSGVLAGAGWQWVNLGYLAGGLFLLWQKTIRWHIPVSFLLTLAICATLGWVFAPQSLAAPQLHLFSGATMLGAFFILTDPVTASTTNKGRLIFGALAGVLVWLIRSFGGYPDGVAFAVLLANITVPLIDYYTRPRVYGHR; translated from the coding sequence ATGGTTTTCAGAATCGCAAGCTCCCCTTACACCCATAACCAGCGCCAGACCTCACGTATTATGCTGCTGGTGACGCTCGCGGCCGTGCCGGGCATTGCTGCGCAATTGTGGTTTTTCGGTTGGGGGACGCTGATACAGCTCATTCTCGCCATTATCAGCGCACTGGCTGCCGAAGCGCTGGTACTGAAATTACGCAAGCAGAACGTTAGCGCGATCCTGGCGGACAACTCTGCCCTGTTAACCGGTCTGCTGCTGGCTATCAGTATTCCCTCTTTCGCCCCGTGGTGGATGGTGGTGCTTGGCACCGTGTTCGCAGTAGTTATCGCCAAGCAGCTTTACGGCGGTTTAGGCCACAACCCGTTTAACCCGGCAATGATTGGCTATGTGGTGCTGTTAATCTCCTTCCCGGTGCAGATGACCAGCTGGCTGCCGCCGTATGAAATCGCACGCACCGTTCCCGGCTTTATCGATGCGTTACAGGTTATTTTCACCGGTCACACTGCCGCTGGCGCAAATATGGAAACGCTGCGCATTGGTATCGATGGCATCAGCCAGGCGACGCCGCTCGACACCTTTAAAACTTCATTGCATGCCGGACACAGCGTCGAGCAGATCCTGCGCTCCCCTATCTATAGCGGCGTGCTGGCTGGTGCGGGCTGGCAGTGGGTCAACCTCGGCTATCTGGCAGGTGGTCTGTTCCTGCTGTGGCAAAAAACTATTCGCTGGCATATCCCGGTAAGCTTCCTGCTGACTCTGGCGATTTGCGCCACACTCGGCTGGGTTTTCGCCCCGCAGTCGCTGGCTGCGCCGCAATTGCATCTGTTCTCTGGCGCGACCATGCTCGGTGCGTTTTTCATTCTGACCGATCCGGTTACCGCCTCGACCACCAACAAAGGCCGGCTGATTTTTGGCGCGCTGGCAGGCGTGCTGGTGTGGCTTATCCGCAGTTTTGGCGGCTACCCGGATGGCGTGGCCTTTGCCGTATTACTGGCAAATATTACCGTGCCGTTGATTGATTACTACACGCGTCCGCGCGTGTACGGGCATCGTTAA
- the rsxG gene encoding electron transport complex subunit RsxG yields the protein MLKTMRKHGVTLALFAAGSTGLTAAIDQMTKTTIADQAALQQKALFDQVIPGDSYNNSLQQSCFLVSDPALGKGQHHVWIAKKDDKPVAAVLEATAPDGYSGAIQLLVGADFSGTVLGVRVTEHHETPGLGDKIELRISDWITHFAGKRIDGAADSHFAVKKDGGDFDQFTGATITPRAVVNAVKRTGLYAMTLPEQLSRLPGCGE from the coding sequence ATGCTAAAGACAATGCGTAAACATGGCGTGACGCTGGCGCTGTTCGCCGCGGGTTCTACCGGGCTGACCGCCGCTATAGACCAAATGACCAAAACAACGATTGCCGACCAGGCCGCGCTGCAACAAAAAGCGCTGTTTGATCAGGTGATCCCGGGCGACAGCTATAATAACTCGCTGCAACAGAGCTGTTTTCTGGTCAGCGATCCGGCGCTTGGCAAAGGACAACACCATGTGTGGATCGCCAAAAAAGATGACAAGCCGGTTGCTGCTGTCCTTGAAGCGACCGCACCGGACGGTTACTCAGGCGCCATCCAGCTGCTTGTCGGCGCAGATTTCAGCGGCACGGTGCTGGGTGTGCGGGTGACGGAGCACCATGAAACCCCGGGTCTCGGCGATAAGATTGAGCTGCGAATTTCTGACTGGATCACCCACTTCGCCGGGAAGCGGATTGACGGCGCGGCCGATAGCCACTTTGCGGTGAAAAAAGATGGCGGTGATTTTGATCAGTTTACCGGTGCGACCATTACGCCGCGCGCGGTCGTTAACGCGGTGAAACGGACCGGCCTGTACGCGATGACACTACCGGAACAGCTTTCCCGTTTACCGGGTTGTGGAGAGTAA
- a CDS encoding electron transport complex subunit E, with amino-acid sequence MSEVKEVIVQGLWKNNSALVQLLGMCPLLAVTSTATNALGLGLATTLVLTLTNLFISLLRRWTPDEIRIPIYVMIIASVVSAVQMLINAYAFGLYQSLGIFIPLIVTNCIVVGRAEAFAAKKGPALSALDGFSIGMGATCAMFVLGSLREILGNGTLFDGADGLLGGWAKALRIEVFHTDSPFLLAMLPPGAFIGLGMMLAVKYLIDQKMKKRREAAATAENDSTQAAPGKA; translated from the coding sequence ATGAGCGAAGTGAAAGAGGTTATTGTTCAGGGACTGTGGAAAAACAACTCTGCCCTGGTACAGCTACTGGGTATGTGTCCGCTGCTGGCGGTCACGTCCACTGCCACCAACGCGCTGGGTCTGGGGCTGGCGACAACGCTTGTACTCACCCTGACCAACCTGTTTATCTCGCTCCTGCGCCGCTGGACGCCGGATGAGATCCGCATCCCTATCTACGTGATGATCATCGCCTCGGTGGTCAGCGCGGTACAAATGCTGATCAACGCTTATGCGTTCGGGCTTTACCAGTCACTGGGCATTTTTATTCCGCTGATCGTCACCAACTGTATTGTGGTGGGGCGTGCTGAAGCGTTTGCGGCCAAAAAAGGCCCGGCACTTTCAGCACTCGATGGTTTCTCTATTGGTATGGGTGCAACCTGCGCCATGTTCGTCCTGGGTTCCTTGCGCGAGATCCTCGGTAACGGTACGCTGTTTGATGGCGCGGATGGCCTGTTAGGCGGCTGGGCGAAGGCGCTGCGCATAGAAGTGTTCCACACCGATTCCCCGTTCCTGCTGGCGATGTTGCCGCCGGGCGCGTTTATTGGCCTCGGCATGATGCTGGCGGTGAAATACCTTATCGATCAGAAAATGAAAAAACGCCGTGAAGCGGCGGCGACTGCGGAAAACGACAGCACTCAGGCCGCGCCCGGGAAGGCATAA
- the nth gene encoding endonuclease III, whose product MNKAKRLEILTRLRENNPHPTTELNFTSPFELLIAVLLSAQATDVSVNKATALLYPVANTPKAMLELGVEGVKQYIKTIGLFNSKAENVIKTCRILLEKHNGEVPEDRAALEALPGVGRKTANVVLNTAFGWPTIAVDTHIFRVSNRTRFAPGKNVEEVEEKLLKVVPAEFKVDCHHWLILHGRYTCIARKPRCGSCIIEDLCEYDSKVDS is encoded by the coding sequence ATGAATAAAGCAAAACGACTGGAAATTTTAACCCGCTTACGGGAAAACAACCCGCACCCGACTACCGAGCTGAATTTCACCTCGCCGTTTGAGTTGCTGATCGCCGTACTGCTCTCCGCGCAGGCCACCGATGTCAGCGTCAATAAAGCGACAGCCCTGCTCTACCCGGTGGCAAACACGCCCAAAGCGATGCTGGAGCTGGGCGTTGAGGGCGTGAAGCAGTACATCAAAACCATCGGCTTGTTTAACAGCAAAGCGGAGAATGTCATCAAGACCTGCCGTATTTTGCTGGAAAAACACAATGGCGAAGTGCCGGAAGACAGAGCCGCGCTGGAAGCGCTGCCGGGCGTCGGGCGCAAAACCGCCAATGTGGTACTTAACACCGCGTTTGGCTGGCCAACCATCGCCGTGGATACGCATATTTTTCGCGTCTCTAACCGCACACGTTTCGCGCCGGGTAAAAACGTTGAGGAAGTGGAAGAGAAGCTTTTGAAAGTGGTACCCGCTGAATTTAAAGTCGATTGCCACCACTGGCTGATCCTGCACGGGCGATACACCTGCATCGCCCGTAAGCCGCGCTGCGGCTCCTGCATTATCGAAGATCTGTGCGAGTACGACAGTAAAGTCGATAGTTAA
- a CDS encoding CopD family protein, translating to MNFHPWLNALHIAAAIVWIGGMLVMAVVAGWCATQADNTARVALAGDVRRWSRKITTPAMVLLWVAGAVMVVAHGQMPHLWLIIKVVVVLLLSGLHGFLSATLRRIAAGEAVKGMGALRNATTITLVAVVVIILLAVLRPF from the coding sequence ATGAACTTTCATCCATGGCTCAACGCGTTACATATCGCGGCGGCCATCGTCTGGATAGGCGGAATGCTGGTTATGGCGGTTGTTGCCGGCTGGTGCGCCACACAAGCAGATAACACCGCGCGTGTCGCATTGGCGGGCGATGTCCGGCGCTGGAGCCGGAAAATCACCACGCCTGCAATGGTGCTGCTGTGGGTTGCTGGTGCGGTAATGGTGGTTGCGCACGGTCAAATGCCGCATCTGTGGCTGATAATCAAGGTGGTGGTAGTGTTGCTGCTTTCAGGCCTGCACGGTTTTCTCTCTGCCACGCTGCGTCGCATCGCGGCAGGTGAAGCGGTGAAGGGGATGGGCGCTTTGCGTAATGCAACCACCATTACTCTTGTCGCTGTGGTGGTGATAATTCTGCTGGCGGTGCTGCGCCCGTTCTGA
- a CDS encoding RHS repeat domain-containing protein, translating into MQTTTFTKTPSVTVLDNRGLAVRDIVYHRHPETPDTTDERIIRHQFDARGLPSQSVDPRLYAAGLANFEFTCDLNGAPLRTQSADAGTTVALNDASGRAFFQVSNIGSGNDRSAAVTRTFQYEEANLPGRLLSITEQVAGDSARVTERFVRGGHSADEQSHNLAGQLVSHYDPAGLLSTGSVSLGGVPLSVTRQLLPDDAEADWQGSDASAWNDLLAGETYTTTSTVDAAGNVLTTTDARGNIQRVAYDVAGLLKGSWLTVNGGSEQIIVKSLTWSAAGQKLREEHGNGVVTTYSYEAETQRLVGIKTERMTPAKVLQDLRYEYDPVGNVLVITSDAEETRFWRNQEVVPENHYAYDSLYQLVSASGREMAGAVQQSSNLPAYSSFDDATYTNYTRIYTYDNAGNLTQIRHSAPASGNNYTTSITVSDRSNRAVISTLTENPADVDALFTAGGQQQQLLPGQSLLWTARQELQQVTPVTRSGAADDRETYRYDASSQRIVKITSQLTGNSTQTRRVVYLPGLELRSSAAEELQVITVGVAGRAQVRVLHWESGQPAGISNDQIRYSYDNLTGSSSLEVDSSGELISLEEYYPFGGTALFAARSQLEADYKTIRYSGKEQDATGLYYYGYRYYQPWAGRWLSADPAGTVDGLNLFKMVRNNPVRYLDNNGLQPYENDASIIGNILSERFDEGMTKPGQQTWAISTEAPFESLQKVVTDLVSVRQEPVFMMIDMQRLQTANTGVKALFNKKGKIRTNPETERRHIEIINFAKEKQLPMIDVNYLFSAMKGLPKGESVESLTNKVKTYSKLRTPMESMVGSWRMLKKTESLFAPGMDIPAEDVSRANDAGRIMTTTQFLAKFADNPIILMGQLEDVCVRMTAMDLLRMGKTVLISQDLVVDEKDQNNISGITTAKAGYWDYPAQRTSPSSEYKGRLILFTQKTTAKSRVSVMKK; encoded by the coding sequence ATGCAAACCACAACGTTTACCAAAACCCCGTCGGTCACGGTGCTGGATAACCGTGGACTGGCGGTACGCGACATCGTTTATCACCGTCATCCGGAAACGCCGGACACCACCGATGAGCGTATCATCCGCCATCAGTTTGATGCGCGCGGTTTACCGTCACAGAGCGTCGACCCGCGTCTGTATGCCGCCGGGCTGGCGAACTTTGAATTTACCTGCGACCTGAACGGCGCGCCGCTGCGCACGCAGAGCGCGGATGCCGGAACCACGGTTGCCCTGAATGACGCCTCCGGGCGGGCATTTTTTCAGGTCAGCAATATTGGCTCAGGGAATGACCGAAGTGCTGCCGTCACCCGCACCTTTCAGTATGAAGAGGCAAACCTGCCGGGGCGGTTGCTCAGCATTACCGAGCAGGTTGCCGGCGACAGCGCGCGCGTCACGGAGCGTTTTGTCCGGGGCGGTCATTCCGCAGATGAACAGAGCCACAATCTTGCCGGCCAGCTTGTCAGCCACTACGACCCGGCAGGTTTGCTTTCGACGGGCAGTGTTTCTCTTGGCGGCGTACCGCTTTCTGTCACCCGCCAGTTACTACCGGACGATGCCGAAGCCGACTGGCAGGGTTCGGATGCTTCCGCGTGGAACGACCTGCTGGCGGGCGAAACTTACACCACAACCAGCACAGTGGATGCCGCCGGGAATGTCCTGACCACCACGGATGCCAGAGGTAATATCCAGCGCGTGGCCTATGACGTGGCGGGTCTGCTGAAAGGCAGCTGGCTGACGGTGAATGGCGGTTCCGAGCAGATTATCGTGAAATCCCTGACCTGGTCCGCCGCCGGGCAGAAGCTGCGCGAGGAGCACGGCAACGGCGTGGTGACCACATATTCGTACGAAGCGGAAACCCAGCGGCTGGTCGGTATTAAAACGGAACGTATGACACCGGCAAAAGTGCTGCAGGACCTGCGCTACGAGTATGACCCGGTGGGCAATGTGCTGGTGATTACCAGCGATGCCGAGGAGACGCGTTTCTGGCGCAATCAGGAAGTGGTTCCCGAAAATCACTACGCCTACGACAGCCTGTACCAGCTGGTCAGTGCCAGCGGGCGCGAAATGGCCGGTGCGGTACAGCAGAGCAGCAACCTTCCGGCGTATTCCTCTTTTGATGACGCCACGTACACAAACTACACCCGCATCTACACCTACGATAACGCCGGTAATCTGACACAAATCCGGCACAGCGCCCCGGCGTCCGGCAACAACTACACCACCAGTATCACCGTATCCGACCGCAGTAACCGCGCAGTAATCAGCACACTCACCGAAAATCCGGCCGATGTCGACGCGCTGTTCACTGCCGGCGGTCAGCAGCAACAGCTTTTACCGGGGCAGAGCCTGCTGTGGACAGCACGCCAGGAGCTGCAGCAGGTCACGCCCGTCACCCGCAGTGGTGCAGCGGACGACCGCGAAACCTACCGCTACGACGCCAGCAGCCAGCGCATCGTGAAAATCACCTCGCAGCTGACCGGCAACAGCACGCAGACCAGACGGGTGGTTTACCTGCCGGGTCTGGAGCTGCGCAGCAGCGCAGCCGAAGAATTACAGGTGATAACCGTCGGCGTGGCCGGACGCGCGCAGGTGCGGGTGCTGCACTGGGAAAGCGGGCAGCCTGCCGGGATAAGCAACGACCAGATTCGTTACAGCTACGACAACCTGACCGGCAGCAGCAGTCTGGAAGTGGACAGCAGTGGCGAACTCATCAGCCTGGAAGAGTATTACCCGTTCGGCGGCACGGCGTTATTCGCCGCGCGCAGCCAGCTGGAGGCGGATTACAAAACGATTCGTTATTCCGGCAAGGAGCAGGACGCCACCGGGCTCTATTACTACGGCTACCGCTATTATCAGCCGTGGGCGGGACGGTGGCTCTCGGCAGATCCGGCAGGGACGGTGGACGGGCTGAATCTTTTTAAAATGGTCAGGAATAACCCCGTTCGCTATCTGGATAATAATGGTCTGCAACCGTATGAAAATGATGCGAGCATAATCGGCAATATTTTAAGTGAAAGATTCGATGAGGGAATGACGAAGCCAGGACAACAAACGTGGGCCATTTCCACAGAAGCACCTTTTGAAAGTTTGCAAAAAGTGGTGACAGATTTAGTTTCCGTGCGACAAGAACCCGTTTTTATGATGATAGATATGCAGCGATTACAAACAGCTAATACTGGGGTTAAGGCGTTATTTAATAAAAAAGGAAAAATAAGAACTAACCCTGAAACAGAACGAAGGCATATTGAAATAATAAATTTTGCCAAAGAAAAGCAATTGCCAATGATCGACGTTAATTATTTATTTAGCGCGATGAAAGGTTTACCAAAAGGTGAAAGTGTCGAAAGCCTAACTAATAAAGTGAAGACTTACAGTAAACTTCGAACGCCCATGGAATCAATGGTTGGTTCATGGAGAATGTTAAAGAAAACAGAGAGTTTATTTGCCCCTGGAATGGATATTCCAGCGGAAGATGTATCAAGAGCTAATGATGCTGGCAGGATAATGACGACCACTCAATTTTTAGCGAAATTCGCCGATAATCCGATAATTTTGATGGGACAACTTGAGGATGTTTGTGTCCGCATGACCGCGATGGACTTATTAAGAATGGGGAAAACTGTGTTGATTAGCCAGGATTTAGTTGTTGATGAGAAAGATCAAAATAATATCAGTGGTATTACCACAGCGAAGGCTGGGTATTGGGATTACCCGGCACAACGTACATCACCAAGTTCGGAATATAAAGGGAGGTTAATTTTATTTACTCAAAAAACAACTGCAAAAAGTCGGGTCTCTGTGATGAAAAAATAA